A window of Adhaeribacter arboris genomic DNA:
AGAAGTTGTATTATATCGCTCCAACTCCTTGGGAGTTAATAAACCCACCGATGCCGCTGTTTGCTGAATTGGCCGGTTAGTAGCATATCCGGTGATTACTACTTCTTGTAATGCTCTCGCGTCTACATCTAACAATATTAATGCATTGTTTAATAAAGTATCAGGCTGAATATATTTAACCTGATAACCCAGCATGGAAACAGTAATTGTATCAGTTGCAAACGGTAAAGTTAAAGTAAACTCTCCTCTGCTATTAGTTGTTGTTCCAGTTGGTGTTCCGGGTACACTTACAGTTGCCCCTATTAATGGTTGTTGGGTTTTAGCCGCTGCTATTTTTCCGGAGAGCGTTTGCTGAGCCTTGGTTGTAAACGTTACTAAACCTGTAAGTAGAAGTGTAAATAAATAAATTCTCATGAATCAATATGTACCTGGTAGCTACTCTTACTAGACGTTAGTAAGCTATCCTATGTTATTAGATAGAAACAAATATAGCTTTAAAATTAAGGTACTTTGCAGAATGTTTTATCCCAACATGGTGGTTTTTCATTCATACAGCTTTTTAAGTATTCATAACCGAAAAATTGAGGATATTATACTACTATTAAGGTAATGTGTTTCATTATTTTAGGTATGATAAGGTTTAAAGAAGTAGGTAATTCAGGAAACTCGCTTTTACAAACAAATCCAACATAAAAGACTTCTCTTAGTAAAGAGAAGTCTTTTATGTTGGATTTGTTATTTAAATGAAGTATGTGCTACTATTTTGCTACAGTTCTTTTAACATGATTAGTTAAATTTAATACCTGTCGCAGTTACCCGTTATTAGATGACTACTTGCCTTACAGTTACCTTGAAGCTATTTCTTTCTGAATTTTAAAGGTAGTCCGACGATTTAATTGATGCTCTACTTCGGAACACGGCACATTATCCACGCAACGGTTTACTGGTTGCGTTTCACCATAACCCCGAGCGGTTAATCTGTTACGAGATACACCTTTTGAAACAAGGTAATTAACAGTAGCTTCTGCTCTTAAATCCGACAGTAATTGATTATAGCCATTTCCTTCCCGACTATCGCAGTGAGATCCCATTTCAACTTTTACTTTCGGATTGGCTAATAAAGTAATGGCTAACTTATCTAATTCTAAAGCTGCATCTGGGCGGATATCCCATTTGTTTAAGTCAAAGTAAATATTGGATAAAGCAATGGCTATATTTGTTTGTATGCGATCAAAAACCAAGGTAGTGTTTACAGTATCTAGTGCATTGTTCGATACTTCAATAGTAGCAGGTTGGGTTAAATAGGAAGGTTTACTTCCCTCTAAAGAATAAGTGTTCCCTTTAGATACTTTAAAATAATATTTTCCCTTTTTATCAGTAAAAGCTACTAAAGAATCTTTTCCGTTAGGCTGAATGAATCGTAAGCGCACGTTGCTTAATGGAGCTAAACTTTTTTTACCAATTTGCCCGGCTATGCGCTCTAATGTAGTAACTACCAAAACTGCAGGCTGTTGGATCAAAGAAAAACTGTAAATGTCAGCGGTGGCTTCCTCGCTAAAGCGGTCCGATGAAAATAATCCTGATTGGCCATTTTCCTCTACCAACATAGCGTAATCGTTACGAGAAGAATTAATAGGAGCCATTAGATTTGTTACAGCCGACCAGGTAGAACGTTCACCCGTTGTTGAAAATAAATCCAAGCCACCAAAACCGTTATGACCATCGGAGGAAAAGTATAAAGTGCCTTTTTGGTCAAAGGAAGGAAACATCTCGCGACCGCTGGTATTAATTGTGTTTCCGGCATTTATAGGTTTGCTCCAGGTACCATTTCCTAAGCGCTCACTATAATAAATATCAGTAAGTCCAAAACCACCCGGCATATCTGAAATAAAGTAAAGGAGATTCCCATCAGGAGATAATACCGGATGTCCAACTGAATATTCTTCCACCTTATTGTAGGCAAAAGGCTTAGGATCGGACCACTTGCCTCCAATATTTTGCGCCGTGTATATTTCCAGACGATTAACAAAACCTGAGGCAAAAGGATTTTCTATCCAACTGGTTGGATCTGGATTAGCTTTCTTGTTTTCTAATTTAACCAGGTTGGTTCGGGTAAAGTAAATGGTAGTATTAGCAGAATCTACTGCCGCCGGACCATTATGAAATTCTGCATTTAAATTTGTAGAAAGGGGCACTGGTTTAGACCAGTTAGCCCCATTTTTAACACTTCCAAACATTTTTAAATATGGTCTACCTGTCCAACCATATATTTTATCTTTTTCTTTACCTTTTGCTTCTGGCTTGGCTGTGCCCCGGTCAGAGGTGAAAAGTATACCATTTTTGTACTGAATAGGACTAAAATCAGCGTATAAAGAATTTAACTCAGTAACTGCTTTTACTTCTACCATCGGTGGGCGCTTTAACCATTGCGAAGCAAGATCACAGGCTTCGGCTAGTTTACGGGCTTGCGCAGCCTCCACAGGCACTTTTTCAGCATATTGCAAGTATTGTACTTTTGCTTCCTCGTATTTGCCATTGGTATGCAACATCTGAGCATAATAAAAAATGTTTATTGGCTCTGCTTCCGGAAACTTTAAAACCTCGGCGTACCAAGCCTCAGCAGCTACCGAGTGGTTGCTGAGTCGGTTGGCATCGGCAAGCCGTTGCGTAACAGTGAGGGTAGGTGATTTTCTTTCGATAGTTTTTTTATATTCTTCAATTGCTAATGAATATTTATAACTATCAAAATATTGGTTGGCTTTTCGGAGCGCAGATTGAGCCCGCAATTTTCCGGATAAACCACAAAATACTACAACCAATATTAAAAAGATGATTTTTGTAAAGGTATGTTTCATAATGAACAATAGCAGTATTTTAAAAATATTGAGGAGTCAGCATTTTAGTTTCCGCTTTCTTGAATAATAATACACCTAGCGAAAACTCGTGCGTACTATAATTATTTAATTGCGTCAGGGTAAAATCGTAAGAATAACCTAAGCGCAATTTTGGAGATAAAAACACTTCAGCAATGGCAGATACAGCATCCTTATTTGCCAGGTCAGATGCTTCAAAATTATTTTTGAAAATATTTGCTGCGGTGCGATAAGTACCACCTAACCAAATGCGGTTTTCGATAAGCAGAAAAGCATTCAAGTCAAGGTTAGTTGGACCATGAAAGTTTTCTTTCATCAGAATAGATGGCTTAAATTTAAGATGTTCTCCTAAATCAAAAACGTAACCTGTTGTAAGAAAGTAGCTGCGCTCAGGATTAAAAGCATTTTCCTGCTTCATGTCAAGTAAATCCGTCGCGGATATTCCCAGGTAAAATTTATCGGTATGAAAATAAACCCCTAATTTTAAATCCGGTTGAATCAGGTTAGTTTCGGCATTATCAATGGTATGATCGTTCGGATCAGTAGTAATAAGTTTATTCCGATCCACTCTGAACTGCGATGCACCCGCTGCAATCCCTACACTTAAAACTCCACTTTCTGAAACATTCAATTTAACTGCCCCATTTATCGATGCAGAAGTTCGACGCTGAGCTCCAATTTGGTCGTTTATTGCTTGTACCCCAACTCCAATGCGGTTGGACTTGTTAACACCATCTATACTGAAGGATTGAGTAGTAGGGGCGCCTTCTAAACCGGTCCATTGAGTACGGTAGAAAGCATTTAGGTGAACTACATTTTTACTACCGGCGTAAGCAGGATTAATAACCAACCCATTGAAAATATATTGGGTATACTGTGGTTTATACTGCGCCATCGAACTGAAAGACAACAGCATAGCCGCAAAAAATAAACGTAATTTCATTTTTTATTATTTCTGATTATTAGTTTGCCTAACGTACAACTGTAATGTAACCCCTATAAACTTTATAATTCCCTTCGCATGGTTTTACCCGCAGCACATAAAAGTAGGTTCCTTCGCCAAGCCCGGTTGCCCGCCAGTTATTCTGATAATTTTTGGCTCTAAATACTTCATTTCCCCAACGGTTTAGTATTTGGATGTCGTTGTCCGGAAACTTAAGTAAATTATCTACTATCCAGGCTTCATTTTTATCATCTCCGTTTGGAGTAAAAGCGGTCGGGAAGGTAAGATTGGCATCTGCTGCTTTCGCATTTGCTTCTAAAGTAGCGGCTATACTATTGCAACCAGCTGCATTAAAAGCAGTAACCGAAATTGTACCACGACGATCTAATTGATCCGCAATAACTTTTATGGTGGAAGTACCCTGACCAGATGTAATAGTAAAGCCTTCCGGAACACTCCAGGTATAGTTTGTGGTACCTGGCACTTCCGTTACCGAATACATTAAACCTGTACACGGTCCGCTTTTATCAGAAATAACAGCAGTAGCCGGAACGACACTGGGAGTAATGGTATTTGTTTCGGTGCTGCCACCAATTCCGCAAGAATTAGAAACTAATACAGATACTTTGCCCGGATTAGTGCCGACTAGAACTGTAATTGTATTTGTATTTTGACCAGCACGAATTTGCCAATTGGCTGGTACACTCCAGGTATAATTTTCAGCACCAGCTACGGGAGCAATACTGAAGCTTTGCTCGGATCCAACACATGCCGTTACCGGACCTGTAATGCTTCCTGGCAAAGCAGGTGGTCTGTTTACCCTTACCTGAACTTTCAACGGCTCACCATTACTACATAAAGAGTTGATATTAATCGGAAGGATAGATATTTCAGAATTGTCTTTAGCGGTATCTTCTACTTTAACAACAATGGTACTATTCGATCCGGTTATCTTGGTAAATCCAGTGGGTAATATATACTGAAAGCCAGTAACTCCATTTATATTATCAACGGAATAAGTAACAATATCACCCACACAAACTTCATTTTTGCCAGCTGCCAGCACCGGCAAAGAAGGAGATACGCAAATAACTACCTCAGAATAATCATTACCAGAAATTAAGTCTAACTGGTTTCCTGTAATTATAGCTGAATTGGCTATCTGACCGGCTATGAGGGGAATAGCAGTTAACGTTACGGACTTCTCTTCGCCTGCTGCTAAGCTACCTATTATCCAGTTATAGGTTCCGGTGCTTGCATCAAATTGTCCTTCGGAAGAAGCCCGAACAAATTTCAGATCAGTGGATAATACATCCGTAACTACTACACCTGTGGCGTTAGTTGGGCCATTATTACGGGCGGTAAGAGTATATGTAACTTCATTACCTAAAGTAACCGTAGAACCGTTGGCTTTTTTAATAATTTGTAGATCTACTAATGGTACCGCACCGGCATCTGTAACTACTGTTGCTTTATTGTTAAGTCCTGCGGGATCAAGAACCGCATTATTTGTTATTAGCGCCGTATTAGTTATTCTACCATTTTTAATAATCCGTGCATCAATGGTTAAAATGGCTTTTTCATTTACACCTAAATCACCGATTGTAAATATGTTCTGGCTGTAAGTAGAAGTTGGGTCAACAGATACATTTTGGGTGTAAATACCTGTATTAACAGATGTTTTTATAATAGATAGAAAACCAATTGGAAAGGTTTCGGTTAAGGCCACATTTGTAGCTTTGTCAGGGCCTAGATTTTCTACGGTAACTACATAGTGGAGATTATCACCCACCTTTGCCGTAGTTTTATTAACTGTTTTTGTAACGTATAAATTAGCCGAAGCAGTAGGTATTCTAATGGATACTTCCGCATTATTTTTAATGGGATTTGAATCCTGCGTATCAGCTTTTACAGCTACTTTATTTGTAACTACGTTAGCCGCGGCTATTGCTTTAGCAGTAACCGTAACCACTACTTTATCCTTCACTTTCATATTTCCCAACTTAAAGAGGAATACTTTTTTGTCAGGGTCAAAAGTTACCCGCACAGAACCTGGAGCACTATAATCTACAACCTCCAGATTAGCATAAGGAAAATCTTCTACTACTTCCACATTCGCTGCTTCTTGAGGGCCGTAATTAGTTACAGTTACTGTAAAAGTTACCAACTCACCCAAAGGAACAGTATTACGATTTGATTTTTTTTCGATACTTAGATCTGCTTCAATAATATTAGCCAAATAAATGTTATTATCTTGTAAGGTAACACTACCATTTAAAGCTAGTACACGCCCCTCTACACTGGTACCTTCACTTAATCGAATTGCTTCACCAGTTTCAGAACCATTATTGTTTACTAAATAATTACCTTGTAAAACCGCATTGGCATCTGGTACACCTCCAGCGGCCGGAATTAGTACCCCATTAATTTGAAAAAACACGTTTTTAGCCTGTGCCCCCCTTTCCATTGCTATAACAGAGCCTGGCTCAAAACTGAAATTACCTTCTATTTTAAAAATAAAAACGGCGTCTGTGCGGTTTTGGCCGTCTAAACGCAAAAGACCGGAAAGAAGTACATTCGGGTCATTAAAGCTATAAACTCCCGGACTAAGAATCATTCCATTGGTAACTTCGGGATCGCCTAAAGGAGTAAAACCGTTACCCAGCTTTGGATCGTGCGTGTATTCGGTCGGCTGATTTTTAACGAAATCGTAAGCCTCTCTGGCACTTTGTAAGACAGCTTCAGCATTAGGAGTATTTACCTCGGTTGTACCAATAACTACTCCAGGACCAACTTCAGGGTCAAAGCCGGTTAAAGTGCCCGTAGTAACAGCTAAATCTGCAAAAACCACACTCGCATCGGTGTTGGAAACTCCTGCCGGACCAAGAACAGCAAAGTCCTGAGCTTCTTTTAAATCCGGAACCTTTTGTTGTTGAGCGTAGAGCCGGTACGTGAGTAGTAGAAAAGAAAAAATCAGTAAAACGTTTCTCATATATTAATTACATTGCAGACGTTACTAAGGAATATTCTTATATTTTAATTCTTAGTTTCCTTTGTTATGCAAATACTATTCCTATATTTTATAGAACTTATATTTTTAATTAATATATTAAGACGTTTTAATACTAATTAGTTCATGCCATTATTTAACTATATTGAGAATGTTATTTCATTCTGCCCTTAAAAACAAAAAGCCTCACCAGTTTCCCGATGAGGCTTATTGCTTAACTAAATAAAAAATTATATAAATACGTGCCGTTCGGCGTGGTAAGAAGACCGGACTAATGGCCCTGCTTCCACATATTTGAGTCCTCGGTTAAGTCCTTCTTCGCGGTAGTGCGCAAATAAATCCGGATGAATAAATTCTGCCACTTCTAAATGGCGCTTAGTAGGTTGCAGGTATTGTCCTAAAGTTAAAATATCTAGGCCATGAGCAACTAAATCGTCTATTGCTTGATAAACTTGATCCTTTGTTTCTCCAACACCTAACATAATACCCGACTTGGTACGTTTTCCGTATTCTTTAATCCGCTTTATTTGCTCCAGACTGCGTTCATACTTAGCCTGCGGCCGAACCATCCGATACAGTTCTTTTACGGTTTCCATATTATGACTAACCACTTCCTGCCCCGCTGAAATCATGGTGATCAAAGCGTTCCAGTTAGCCTTTACGTCTGGTATAAGTGTTTCAATCGTTGTTTCCGGCGATAGCTCTTTTACCTGAACCACTGTTTCGTGCCAAATACTCGCTCCCCGATCTTTTAACTCGTCGCGGTTTACGGAGGTAATTACAGCATGCTTTACTCCCATTAATTTTATAGCTTCGGCTACTCGGCGCGGCTCGTCTTGATCGTACTCATTTGGCCGACCGGTAGCAACGGCACAGAAGGAGCAACTACGCGTACACACGTTACCTAAAATCATAAAAGTAGCAGTGCCAGTTCCCCAACATTCGCCCATGTTAGGACAATTACCACTTTCGCAAATAGTATGTAACTTATATTGATCCACCAAGTTCCGAACCTTGGCGTATTCTTTCCCTACTGGTAATTTTACCCGTAACCAATCTGGTTTACGAGGTTTAGCTATTGGCTCCGCCGGCTGTATAACCGGCAGCATTACAATCTCTTCCATAACACAAAGATAAACATTTATCCGGTAGTAGTAAATCTGCTCTATCTTTCTAAAGCTTACCAATCCGAAAATTTAAAAATAAGCCTAACAGCACTTGATCAGGTTTAAGATTATACCTGCTAAAATTTTTGTGTTGATTTAAAAACTAATTCAACCGCTACTAGCTTAAATGCTGTACAAATAACAACTAGAAAAGTTTATTGTTCCGAATGATTAAGGTTAGACAGATTAGTGGATCAAGAAAACAAAGTAGCTAGTAAAGTTTCGCTATTACAAAAAGCCAGAACCTCCAGTTAAGTTCAATAAACTCAGTTTACCTTCAGGCCTTTAAAGTAGATAGCCAAGGAATAGAAGCGGCTTAGTTTGAAAATACTCCTAATCTTATTTTATGTAATAGCTTTAAGTACAACAAAATTGCTGATTACCGGTAAAAGTCAATTATTTGCGACGACCGTAATATAAAGTCAGGTAAAAGGATGGGAAAAACTGAGCGTTATCTGCTTGAGGAATTATAACCATTTTTTTGGTAAAAGCTTCTAATACAAATCCTACTTCTACCCCAGTAACATCTTCGCGGTAGCGACCATATTCAAAATTTACTCCACCTCGCACATGGAGCCCGGGCCGGAATTTACTTTCACCTAAACCCGTAAAGAAAGCAGCGCTTCCCCGAATACGGTTTTCAAAGTCGGTATGGATTTCCGGATTGTATGCTTCTACCCGATAATCTGCTACGGCATTTGGCCCACGGGAGTAATCGGTATAATCATAAACAATATAGTAGGGAGCCAAAAGACCAATGGAGGGGCCAGCCGCCACCACACCATTTACTTGCACCCCAGATTCAGGAGCTTTCCGGAAAAAAACATATTCACGTCCAATCTCGGGCCGCAAAACAAATAAATAATTAGACTTACCATAAATAAAAGAATTACCAGTACTAGAAGAATAGCGGCGGTTTTCCTTAGGATGTTTTACTTCTACTACTTCTAAAGCCCAGAATTTAAACCAGCTATCGCGTAGGTAATGCGATGATTTGATCATACCGCCACCAATAAGCCCGCCGTTGGTATTAAAATTAACCCCATACACAAATTCTTTTTGAGGCAATTGATCATCTTGCTGGGCGTACGTTGGCAACGCGGCCAAGCCCAGCATAAAACAAATGAGAATATATTTAAGCACTCTGATAACCTTTAAGTTGGTTAAATTAAATAAAATTTTGACTCACCTCAAATAAAAGTTAATTTACGGTGATCCTAATAATAACTACTAAATACCTGGGGCGTTACGTACCTAAGAAAGACATTTAGCCTCAGGGAACAATTATTTAGATGCTTGCGATAATGGGTAGTGTCGCAAACTACTATAACCGAAATTATAGAAAGTGCTCAGCTACAAATTTTTACAATAGCAGCAAACCAACCAATTATTGCTGAAATTATCTTAACTTTTACTATGCCTAATAATGATTTTACCGAATGGATGCATCTTACTCGAAAATGCTGCCCGCACTTGTCATTTAATCCTTGGCCTAAATCCGGGATTAATACAAGCCTTTATTTTTAATTGTTAAACGTTTTTTATTAAATTTCATTGTTTGTTAACGTAACCGAGCCAAAGAAACTTAACAGATTAACGAACAAAATTTATCTAATTTCATTACCCTATATTATTTGGTTTACTGCGAATTGAAAAGACTTTAGTTATATAATCCGATTTAAAAAATCTAAATACGAAGTTAAGCCAAAGCTTTTTTCACTTCATCTACCCTAATACCTAAATGCGACCAATCCGAAGTGCATTCGCCATTACGAATTAATAATAGTTGCGGCGATTCGTGACGCACATCAAAAGCAGTTGCAATTTGATTAGAAACAGACCGGTACGACAATAAATCGAGAAAATAAGGTTTCACATTTTCTAAACCCGCATCGTCCCATTGTCGTTCGAGTCGGTTTTTAGCCGTAGCACTTATGGAACATGATGTACTATGCTTAAAAATAACAACGGGCTGCTTTAAAGATTCTGCTTTAATATTTTCTAACTGCTCCCCGGAGGTAAGCGCATTCCATTTAATCATGTAAATTACTCTTAATTGCTAAATACCTTTAATCCTTCTTCTTCCGGTTTGCTTTACGCTTTAACTTTAGTTTTTTCGGCTCTAGATAGTTAAAATCATTCGTAGCATTAAACTGATAGCTTTCCCATCCTTCCTCAATATCCACTTGTTTGCGCCCGGCTTTGCCTTTCTTATACGTGAAATTACTTGTATTTAGATGCGATTCTTTGTAATCAGCTTCTATTCGAGCCGCTTCCCGACGACTTTTTCTGGTTTCGGCTTTTAATTGCGCATCGTTCGTAAAGGCAATCTGGGCAGAAACCTGTAAACTCGAAATCAGAGTAAAGAAGATAAAAACAAAAGCTGCTTTTAAATGAAAAAAAGGAGTAAAAAAGGAAACCATAATTGCTATCTTAAAAACACCAACACACCCCTACTATACTGATTTAAAGCGTTTTGGTTTCTGCTTTAAACTTTTATAACTTTTCTTCTTCATCAATCCATTTTTATCGTAGCCTACAAGTTTACTTTGACCAAAACCTTCCTGACCTGGATTGTCGGCATCAGCTTTCTTACGAAAAATAGAAAATTTATGACCACCTCCAATTTCAGGACATGGAATTTTGCTGCTGTGGCATCCAGAAAAGATCACTAAGCTTAATGCGAAGAAAAGAGTAAGATTACGAGAATAACTAGCAGATGAAATTACCAAAACAAGTAAATTATAGTAAACAGACCTAAATATATTATTTTATTAATATAAAACCAAAGCAAGAGGCAATTAATTCTAAACCAGGTACTTTTACGCCGATAAATAAAAGGTAAAATGTTGGAATCACCTTGATTACTTTAGCCTAATGCATCATTAATTAATACTGTAATAATTGTTCAACTTTTTGTCTTAAACGCTGAATAGGCAAAAATAACTGCTCTAAAGGTGGCGAAAACGGCACCGGAGTATCTAAACTACCCACTCGTACTACCGGACTATCCAAATATTGAAAGCAATTTTCCGAAATCCAGGCACTAATTTCGGCCCCAACACCACCCGTTAAGGTATCTTCGTGCACAATTAGTACACGGCCGGTTTTCTGTACGGTAGCCTGAACAGCCTCCTGGTCCCAGGGCAACAGAGTTCTCAAATCCAAAATATCGGCTTTCACTTCGGGTATGGTTTGCATTAATTGCGTTGCCCAATGCACGCCCATACCGTAAGTAATAATAGAAAAATCAGAACCTTCCGTCACTAACTTGGCCTTCCCGATTTCCTCCGCGTAGTAATCATCCGGAATAATGGCTGATATAGAACGATACAATAATTTATGTTCAAAATAAAGAACCGGATTAGGATCAGCAATGGCCGCGTTTAATAAACCTTTTGCGTCGTAGGGATTAGACGGATACACAATTTTAAGCCCCGGGGTATGAAAGAACCAGGCTTCGTTCGATTGCGAATGAAAAGGACCAGCCGCCGTTCCGGCCCCAGTTGGCATGCGGATCACCACATCGGCATTTTGCCCCCAGCGGTAATGCGATTTGGCTAAATTATTAACAATCTGGTTAAAGGCACAAGTAACGAAATCGGCAAACTGCATTTCAATCACCGCCTTTTTTCCTTTAATAGACAAACCTAAACCTATTCCTACAATGGCCGATTCGCAAAGCGGGGTATTCCGAATGCGATCTTTGCCAAACTGGTCTACTAGACCTTCGGTTACCTTAAAAACGCCGCCGTATTCAGCAATATCCTGCCCCATTATCACTAATTCCGGATATTTTTCGAGGCTCTGGCGAAGGCCAGCGGTTATGGCATCCACGTACCTTTTTTCAGATTGCTGTTCGGATTTAGGTTCTTCTACAATTTGCTGGTAGGGCGCATACACATCGGCTAATTCTTCGGCTATATCTGCCATAGGCATAGGAGTAGCAAAAGCAGCTTCTAATCCTTGTTCAATACTAACTTTAAATTCATCGCGGGTAGCAGCCAACAACCGAGCCGTTAAAACTTTTTCGTCGAGCAGGTATCTTTCGTAATTTTCTACCGGGTCTTTCTTCGACCATTTTTCGAATAATTCCTGCGGTACGTATTTAGTACCCGATGCTTCTTCGTGCCCGCGCATCCGGAAGGTCATGGCTTCAATTAAGATCGGGCGTGGATTTTTGCGCATACTAGCGGCCGTCTGGCGAATCGTGTCGTACACTTCCAATACGTTATTCCCGTCAATCTGTAAGGTGTCTATGCCGTAGGCGGGGCCTTTATCGATAAAATAATTAAATTTAAACTGCTCGGAGTTAGGAGTAGACAAACCATAACCATTGTTTTCAATCATAAAAATAACCGGCAAATTCCAGACGGCGGCTACATTTAAAGCTTCGTGAAAATCGCCCTCGCTGGCTCCTCCGTCCCCGCTGAACACCAAGGTTACCTTTCTTTTTTTCTCGAGTAAATCGGCTAAGGCAATTCCGTCGGCTACGGCTAGTTGTGGGCCCAAGTGCGAGATCATACCTACAACGTGGTGTTCCTGTGAGCCAAAATGAAAAGACCGATCCCGCCCCTTGGTAAAGCCGGTGGTTTTACCCTGAAATTGCGCAAATAACTTATTTAAAGGTACGTTGCGGCAAGTAAAAATACCTAAGTTCCGGTGTAAGGGTAGTATGTATTCGTCCGGATCCAGTGCCAAAGTCGCTCCTACTGAAATAGCTTCCTGGCCAATGCCCGAAAACCATTTGCTTATCCGGCCTTGACGTAGTAAAATCAGCATGCGCTCTTCAATCATGCGGGGTAATAAAATACCCCGGTACAAATGCAGCAGGTCGTCGTCGGAGTAATCTTTACGGTTATAATTCATTCGGAAAATCTAAGTAGTAATCATCAAAATTAACGAAAATATTCATGGCATTACGGCTTTTTACGGCTGCCATTTTTAAGTAAAATACAAGCAAGATTAATAAATCGGACAGAACAACAGCACCTTTATATTCAGCATTTTATATATTTGCAGAAATTTTAAATACTGCATGAAATATTTTTTACTTGTATTTACTTTATTAACTACTTTTCTCAGAGTAGCTGTTTATGGTAAAAACCGTTTTCCCAATTTAATTAGTACAACTGCTATTTATCAGGATACCACTGCTACTGATTCGGTAAATACTGGTTACAGACACATCCTACGCAGTCAGGTAACGGGAGCCATATCCACCATAACTGGCAAGCAGATTCAACAAACACCGATGTTCTCTCTGGATCAGGCTTTAAAAGGCCGGGTTGCGGGTGTGCAGGTAACGCAGAATTCCGGCCAGCCGGGCGCAGCTGCCTCCGTCCGGGTTCGGGGTATATCTACGTTATTTAACAGCGTTGAGCCATTATATGTGCTGGATGGCGTACCACTTTTCCACACGGTTCCCGAAAGCACGAACCAATTTCTGCCGATCCTGAATTTTATTAACCCGGCCGATATTGCTTCGGTGGAGATATTAAAAGACGCGGGAGCAGCGGCTATATACGGTAGCCGGGCCAGCAACGGCGTGGTGCTGATTACCACTAAACGAGGACAGGCTAAAACAAATCGGGTGGCCCTTCATTCATTTTTTGGCTTGCAGCAGGTACCTAAACAAATACCCTTACTAAATGCCAGCGAGTACGCCGGACTGGTAAACAAAGCTCTTCAGGAACAAGGCCTGCCCCCAAGGTATATCACCGAGCAAATGAAGGCTTTAGGAGAAGGCACCAATTGGCAGTCAGAA
This region includes:
- the lipA gene encoding lipoyl synthase translates to MVMLPVIQPAEPIAKPRKPDWLRVKLPVGKEYAKVRNLVDQYKLHTICESGNCPNMGECWGTGTATFMILGNVCTRSCSFCAVATGRPNEYDQDEPRRVAEAIKLMGVKHAVITSVNRDELKDRGASIWHETVVQVKELSPETTIETLIPDVKANWNALITMISAGQEVVSHNMETVKELYRMVRPQAKYERSLEQIKRIKEYGKRTKSGIMLGVGETKDQVYQAIDDLVAHGLDILTLGQYLQPTKRHLEVAEFIHPDLFAHYREEGLNRGLKYVEAGPLVRSSYHAERHVFI
- the ytxJ gene encoding bacillithiol system redox-active protein YtxJ; protein product: MKWNALTSGEQLENIKAESLKQPVVIFKHSTSCSISATAKNRLERQWDDAGLENVKPYFLDLLSYRSVSNQIATAFDVRHESPQLLLIRNGECTSDWSHLGIRVDEVKKALA
- a CDS encoding alpha-ketoacid dehydrogenase subunit alpha/beta produces the protein MNYNRKDYSDDDLLHLYRGILLPRMIEERMLILLRQGRISKWFSGIGQEAISVGATLALDPDEYILPLHRNLGIFTCRNVPLNKLFAQFQGKTTGFTKGRDRSFHFGSQEHHVVGMISHLGPQLAVADGIALADLLEKKRKVTLVFSGDGGASEGDFHEALNVAAVWNLPVIFMIENNGYGLSTPNSEQFKFNYFIDKGPAYGIDTLQIDGNNVLEVYDTIRQTAASMRKNPRPILIEAMTFRMRGHEEASGTKYVPQELFEKWSKKDPVENYERYLLDEKVLTARLLAATRDEFKVSIEQGLEAAFATPMPMADIAEELADVYAPYQQIVEEPKSEQQSEKRYVDAITAGLRQSLEKYPELVIMGQDIAEYGGVFKVTEGLVDQFGKDRIRNTPLCESAIVGIGLGLSIKGKKAVIEMQFADFVTCAFNQIVNNLAKSHYRWGQNADVVIRMPTGAGTAAGPFHSQSNEAWFFHTPGLKIVYPSNPYDAKGLLNAAIADPNPVLYFEHKLLYRSISAIIPDDYYAEEIGKAKLVTEGSDFSIITYGMGVHWATQLMQTIPEVKADILDLRTLLPWDQEAVQATVQKTGRVLIVHEDTLTGGVGAEISAWISENCFQYLDSPVVRVGSLDTPVPFSPPLEQLFLPIQRLRQKVEQLLQY